A region of Desulfolithobacter dissulfuricans DNA encodes the following proteins:
- a CDS encoding ABC transporter permease — MTLYAATGAIEQGFVYGIMVIGVYLTFRILDFPDLTVDGSLPLGAAISAVAITSGVNPYLSLVYAMGGGFLAGMVTAVLNTRFKILHLLASILTMIALYSINIRIMSGPNVALLGVNTVFDPVIGLGVPPHYAGLVVFAAFAILVVSAIIWFLGTELGQAMLATGDNPQMIRSLGVNTHTIIILGVGLSNGLVAFSGALVAQNQGAADVGMGIGTIVAGLASVIIGETIFGTRSTARAFIAALLGSIVYRMAIALALGLNIGGFSFNPSDLNLITAILVVGALIAPQLKDRFLNK; from the coding sequence ATGACCTTGTACGCGGCCACCGGGGCCATAGAGCAGGGGTTTGTCTATGGCATCATGGTGATCGGGGTCTATCTGACCTTCCGTATTCTTGATTTCCCGGACCTGACCGTGGACGGCAGCCTGCCCCTGGGAGCCGCCATCTCAGCGGTGGCCATCACCAGCGGCGTCAATCCCTATCTTTCGCTGGTCTACGCCATGGGCGGCGGCTTCCTGGCCGGGATGGTGACCGCGGTGCTCAACACCAGGTTCAAGATCCTCCATCTCCTGGCCTCCATCCTCACCATGATCGCCCTCTATTCCATCAATATCCGCATCATGTCCGGCCCCAACGTGGCCCTGCTAGGAGTGAACACGGTCTTTGACCCGGTTATCGGCCTCGGCGTGCCGCCCCATTACGCGGGTCTGGTGGTCTTTGCCGCCTTTGCCATCCTGGTGGTTAGCGCGATTATCTGGTTTCTCGGCACCGAGCTTGGCCAGGCCATGCTGGCCACCGGCGACAACCCGCAGATGATCCGCAGCCTTGGGGTCAACACCCATACCATCATTATCCTTGGGGTGGGGCTGTCCAACGGTCTGGTGGCTTTCAGCGGGGCCCTGGTGGCACAGAATCAGGGTGCAGCCGATGTGGGCATGGGGATCGGCACCATTGTCGCCGGCCTGGCCTCGGTGATCATCGGCGAGACCATCTTCGGCACCAGGAGCACGGCCAGGGCCTTTATCGCCGCCCTGCTGGGCTCCATTGTCTACCGGATGGCCATTGCCCTGGCCCTGGGGCTCAATATCGGTGGTTTTTCCTTCAATCCCAGTGACCTGAACCTGATCACGGCCATCCTCGTAGTCGGGGCCCTGATCGCTCCG